Proteins found in one Deinococcus carri genomic segment:
- a CDS encoding putative quinol monooxygenase → MVTLGLLVRLEAKPGKEADVENFLKGGLPLVEQEPATTAWFAIRLGPSTFGIFDVFPDESGREAHLSGRVAAALQENAELFAQAPDIQKLDVVAAKLPGVLAT, encoded by the coding sequence ATGGTAACACTGGGACTGTTGGTCCGGCTGGAGGCCAAGCCTGGAAAAGAGGCGGACGTCGAGAACTTTCTGAAGGGAGGGCTGCCGCTGGTTGAGCAGGAACCGGCGACGACCGCCTGGTTCGCAATCCGCCTGGGACCTTCGACCTTCGGCATCTTCGACGTATTTCCCGACGAGTCAGGCCGGGAAGCGCACCTGTCGGGCCGCGTTGCAGCGGCACTCCAGGAGAACGCCGAACTGTTCGCACAGGCACCCGACATTCAGAAGCTTGATGTCGTGGCGGCCAAGCTCCCCGGGGTTCTGGCAACTTAA
- a CDS encoding ferritin-like domain-containing protein — protein sequence MTMRYHTLNDLYVSLLRDLYSAEQQLLIALPVMAQSAVTPKLKEGFELHLTQTQEHVKRLEKIFSGLGESPLGKVSGAMLGLVREGNEIITGNEPGIVRDAALIMAAQRVEHLEIASYGTAATYAGLLGEENAVKLLETTLKEEEETDQQLTVVASAINPKAV from the coding sequence ATGACCATGCGCTATCACACTCTCAATGACCTGTACGTCTCTCTTCTGCGTGACCTTTACTCCGCGGAGCAGCAACTGCTCATCGCGCTTCCCGTGATGGCGCAGTCGGCGGTGACGCCAAAGCTGAAAGAAGGCTTCGAACTCCACCTGACGCAGACGCAAGAACATGTCAAGCGCCTGGAAAAGATCTTCTCTGGGTTGGGCGAGTCTCCGCTCGGCAAGGTCAGCGGCGCGATGCTCGGGCTGGTGAGGGAAGGCAACGAAATCATCACCGGCAACGAGCCGGGCATCGTGCGCGACGCCGCCCTGATCATGGCTGCGCAGCGGGTCGAGCACCTGGAAATCGCCAGCTACGGCACCGCCGCCACCTATGCGGGTCTGCTGGGTGAGGAGAACGCGGTCAAACTGCTGGAAACCACCCTGAAGGAAGAGGAAGAAACCGACCAACAGCTCACGGTAGTGGCCAGCGCGATCAATCCCAAAGCGGTCTAA
- a CDS encoding glutathione-independent formaldehyde dehydrogenase, protein MKAVIYNGPRDVRVVDVADPQIEQPTDVLVKITSTNICGSDLHMYEGRTDIECGRVLGHENLGEVVEIGRAVYRIKVGDKVCLPFNIGCGFCRNCEKGLTGACLTVAPGQAGAAYGFADMGPFQGGQAQYLRVPFGDFNCLKLPEDAAEKEDDYVMLADIFPTGWHATRLANLMPGDSIAIYGAGPVGLMAAYSAMIQGARQVIVVDRHKDRLKLAEQIGAIAVNDAEHDPVEQIMELTNGRGTDKGCECVGWQCHDHGGQEIPNLTMNNLVKTTRATGQIGVVGVFVPQDPKSPDDLMKRGQIAFDIGNFFFKGLRMGSGQANVKAYNRELRDLIHADRAKPSFLVSHRLPLEQAPDAYKNFDNRIDGWTKVILKPNE, encoded by the coding sequence ATGAAAGCTGTCATTTACAACGGACCGCGTGATGTTCGCGTTGTCGACGTGGCCGACCCCCAGATTGAGCAACCCACAGATGTGCTGGTGAAAATCACGAGTACCAACATCTGCGGTTCCGACCTGCACATGTACGAGGGCCGCACCGACATCGAGTGCGGGCGGGTGCTTGGGCATGAAAACCTGGGTGAAGTGGTGGAAATCGGCCGGGCGGTGTACCGCATTAAGGTGGGTGACAAGGTCTGTCTGCCGTTCAATATCGGCTGTGGCTTCTGCCGTAACTGCGAAAAGGGGTTGACTGGAGCCTGCCTGACGGTGGCGCCGGGTCAGGCCGGGGCTGCCTACGGGTTTGCCGACATGGGCCCGTTTCAGGGTGGACAGGCCCAGTACTTGCGGGTGCCCTTCGGTGATTTCAACTGCCTGAAGCTCCCCGAGGACGCCGCCGAGAAAGAGGACGACTATGTGATGCTGGCCGACATTTTTCCGACGGGCTGGCACGCCACGCGGCTCGCCAATCTGATGCCCGGTGACAGCATCGCGATTTATGGGGCGGGACCAGTGGGACTGATGGCCGCTTACTCCGCCATGATTCAGGGGGCTCGGCAAGTCATCGTGGTCGACCGCCACAAGGATCGCCTGAAACTGGCCGAACAGATCGGAGCGATTGCTGTCAACGACGCCGAGCACGACCCAGTCGAACAGATCATGGAACTGACGAACGGCCGGGGTACAGATAAGGGCTGCGAATGTGTGGGCTGGCAGTGCCACGACCACGGCGGACAGGAAATCCCCAACCTGACCATGAACAATCTGGTGAAGACTACTCGCGCCACCGGGCAGATCGGCGTGGTGGGTGTCTTCGTTCCGCAGGATCCGAAATCGCCGGACGACCTGATGAAGCGTGGTCAGATTGCCTTCGACATCGGCAATTTCTTCTTCAAGGGCCTGCGGATGGGTTCGGGGCAAGCCAACGTGAAGGCGTATAACCGGGAGTTGCGCGACCTGATTCACGCTGATCGTGCCAAGCCATCATTCCTGGTGTCGCACCGCCTGCCGCTGGAACAGGCCCCCGACGCATACAAAAACTTCGATAACCGCATAGACGGCTGGACGAAGGTGATCCTCAAACCCAACGAGTAG
- a CDS encoding SH3 domain-containing protein, with the protein MKRTLLFSTASVLFMLFAPAQAHRDGCHRWHSCPSDHGTYVCGDLGYTSGCPTSERPQPVAVPATPAAPPVSGSTRRTTTSLNLREGPSAQTGKVATLAAGTQVNLLGCAAGWCKVSTKGRTGYVSQKYLR; encoded by the coding sequence ATGAAGCGAACCCTGCTTTTCAGCACGGCCTCCGTCCTGTTCATGCTGTTCGCGCCGGCCCAGGCCCACCGCGATGGCTGTCACCGCTGGCACTCCTGTCCCAGCGACCACGGCACCTACGTTTGCGGGGACTTGGGGTACACGAGTGGTTGCCCAACCAGCGAGCGGCCTCAGCCTGTCGCTGTTCCCGCCACGCCAGCCGCACCTCCTGTCAGTGGCAGCACCCGACGTACAACGACAAGCCTGAACCTCCGAGAGGGGCCGTCTGCACAGACCGGGAAGGTAGCGACGCTTGCGGCCGGGACGCAGGTCAACCTGCTGGGGTGCGCGGCGGGCTGGTGCAAGGTTAGTACGAAGGGCCGCACCGGGTACGTATCGCAGAAGTATTTGCGGTAG
- a CDS encoding DUF3006 domain-containing protein, producing the protein MTRDEQEPTPDILTGTLIVDAIEGGLARVEREDGSTEDWPLASLPCGVQEGDVVRLTVSGGDLDIEIDHAETQRRQGTAQQQLDTLNQATPSGELDL; encoded by the coding sequence ATGACCCGAGACGAGCAGGAACCCACGCCGGACATCCTGACAGGCACGCTTATTGTGGATGCCATCGAGGGAGGGTTGGCCCGCGTCGAGCGGGAGGACGGCAGCACCGAGGACTGGCCCCTAGCCAGCCTGCCCTGCGGCGTGCAGGAGGGGGATGTCGTGCGCCTCACTGTGAGCGGTGGCGACCTGGACATCGAGATTGACCACGCCGAAACCCAGCGCCGCCAGGGCACTGCTCAGCAGCAGCTCGACACTTTGAACCAAGCCACCCCCAGCGGGGAGTTGGACTTGTGA
- a CDS encoding excalibur calcium-binding domain-containing protein, protein MRHVLTLATLSLGLASAQAAAPGALIIRFLDVGQGDAVLITSPEGKSVLYDGGRSEPRLQALLNLYNVQSLDLVAASHADSDHITGLIPAVRLFKPKFFLNNGLAGTTQTWNRLVTAAQQAGTQGLVARDQTINLGSVKLTVLAPPAGMPRNEQNLNSVGLLVQYGKFHALMTGDSETAETVGWLKKYPASALGPIDVYKSIHHGAKNGDNAAWLAAVRPRNVVISVGPNSYGHPTAEALALYKRVGATVYRTDREGTVTVVVQPSGQFAITTGHGPVVPANPPASRPAPVAPRPATPAAIPPTPAPANSGSAYYANCAAVRVAGAAPLLRGQPGYRPGLDRDGDGRACE, encoded by the coding sequence GTGAGGCACGTCCTGACCCTGGCCACCCTCTCCCTGGGCCTGGCTTCCGCACAGGCGGCCGCTCCCGGCGCTTTGATCATTCGCTTCCTCGACGTGGGGCAAGGGGACGCCGTGCTCATCACTAGCCCCGAAGGTAAATCTGTCCTCTATGACGGCGGCCGCAGTGAGCCGCGGCTCCAAGCCCTGTTGAACCTGTACAACGTGCAGAGCCTGGACCTCGTAGCGGCCAGCCACGCCGACAGCGACCACATCACGGGGCTGATTCCGGCCGTGCGGCTGTTCAAGCCAAAGTTCTTTTTGAATAACGGGCTGGCCGGCACGACCCAGACCTGGAACCGGCTGGTCACGGCAGCCCAGCAGGCGGGCACGCAGGGGCTGGTAGCGCGGGACCAGACCATCAACCTGGGGAGCGTGAAATTGACCGTGCTCGCGCCGCCGGCCGGAATGCCCCGGAACGAGCAGAACCTGAACTCGGTGGGCCTGCTGGTGCAGTACGGCAAGTTCCACGCTCTCATGACCGGCGACAGCGAGACGGCAGAGACGGTGGGGTGGTTGAAGAAGTACCCAGCCTCGGCGCTCGGTCCCATCGATGTGTACAAGTCGATTCACCATGGGGCCAAAAACGGCGACAACGCGGCGTGGTTGGCGGCTGTCCGGCCCCGGAACGTGGTCATCAGCGTCGGCCCGAACAGCTACGGCCACCCGACCGCGGAGGCGCTGGCGCTGTACAAGCGGGTCGGTGCGACGGTCTACCGCACGGACCGGGAGGGGACGGTGACGGTGGTGGTGCAGCCGAGCGGGCAGTTCGCCATCACGACAGGACACGGACCAGTGGTTCCAGCAAATCCCCCAGCATCGCGCCCAGCCCCAGTGGCACCACGTCCAGCAACCCCAGCGGCGATTCCCCCGACTCCAGCTCCAGCCAACTCCGGCAGCGCCTACTACGCGAACTGTGCGGCCGTCAGGGTGGCAGGGGCGGCACCGCTGCTGCGGGGGCAGCCGGGGTACCGGCCTGGTCTGGATAGAGACGGGGACGGGCGGGCGTGCGAGTGA
- a CDS encoding restriction endonuclease, whose translation MARRRRRKKEDPRAVVTLALLFGLFYSGISGAWGLFAVLVLLLVGAVVLLVAQARAKRTRALALRDLQALTPRELELHVAQVLNALPGWRAEATRGSADQGADVIATGPGGAKVAVQVKKYSNPVGNKAVQEIVASKAFYRCAHAVVVTSGPGYTRAARELARANGVPLWGPDDLFRLQALAAQKQAPPRDLLPA comes from the coding sequence ATGGCACGTCGTAGGCGCAGGAAAAAGGAAGACCCGAGAGCCGTAGTCACCCTCGCGTTGCTGTTCGGGCTGTTCTATAGCGGAATAAGCGGGGCATGGGGCCTGTTCGCGGTGCTGGTGCTCCTACTGGTCGGGGCCGTTGTCCTGTTGGTTGCACAAGCCAGGGCCAAGCGCACCCGCGCCCTGGCCCTGCGTGACCTCCAGGCCCTTACGCCGCGTGAGCTGGAGCTGCACGTCGCCCAGGTACTGAATGCCCTGCCGGGCTGGCGGGCCGAGGCGACAAGGGGGAGTGCCGACCAGGGCGCGGACGTGATTGCCACCGGGCCGGGCGGCGCGAAGGTAGCGGTGCAGGTCAAGAAGTACAGCAACCCGGTCGGCAACAAGGCCGTGCAGGAGATCGTGGCAAGCAAGGCGTTCTACCGCTGCGCCCACGCGGTCGTGGTGACCAGCGGGCCGGGATACACACGGGCAGCGCGGGAACTGGCGCGGGCGAACGGGGTGCCGCTCTGGGGGCCAGACGATTTGTTCCGGCTTCAGGCCCTGGCGGCGCAGAAACAGGCACCTCCGCGTGACCTGCTACCTGCCTGA
- a CDS encoding DUF3560 domain-containing protein, giving the protein MTGEREPLGSATYNIEDDTLRWMPGARLDADEYTRTRNAGFKWWRGHEAWVATWTPEREDFLLEFVEGIEHEADSGDPEARVARFAGRAAAAEGRAGARRAAASKGLPPMGEPIKVGHHSEGRHRRAIERSDQNMRKAVEEGRKADYWRRRAAGTERRARQKSDPSVVRRRIEKLEAELRRMQRSLEDLDARPVTPETEAAHERSALHWHRWTAHLELRLAYERARLESLSPAPFAPPASYQKGDVVISSRYGRCEVVRTGPKNVRVRILEGGARGMEFLARPDGLRRPDEDVSTSG; this is encoded by the coding sequence GTGACCGGCGAGCGCGAGCCGCTCGGGAGCGCGACCTACAACATTGAGGACGACACCCTGCGCTGGATGCCCGGCGCGAGACTGGACGCCGACGAGTACACCCGCACCCGGAACGCCGGGTTCAAGTGGTGGCGCGGGCATGAGGCGTGGGTGGCGACCTGGACGCCCGAGCGTGAGGACTTCTTGCTGGAGTTCGTGGAAGGAATCGAGCACGAGGCAGACTCCGGCGACCCGGAGGCGAGGGTCGCCCGCTTCGCGGGCCGCGCCGCCGCCGCCGAAGGGCGGGCTGGGGCGAGGCGCGCGGCGGCCAGCAAGGGCCTGCCCCCGATGGGTGAACCCATCAAGGTCGGCCACCACTCGGAGGGCCGTCACCGCCGGGCTATCGAGCGCAGCGACCAGAACATGCGCAAGGCAGTCGAGGAGGGCCGCAAAGCGGACTACTGGCGGCGGCGCGCGGCGGGCACGGAGCGCCGGGCACGGCAGAAGAGCGACCCCAGCGTGGTGCGGCGGCGCATCGAGAAGCTGGAAGCGGAGCTGCGCCGGATGCAGCGGTCGCTGGAGGACCTGGACGCCCGCCCCGTGACACCGGAAACGGAGGCCGCGCACGAGCGCAGCGCGCTCCACTGGCACCGCTGGACTGCCCACCTGGAGCTGCGCCTCGCGTACGAGCGTGCCCGCCTGGAGAGCCTCTCCCCTGCGCCGTTCGCGCCGCCCGCCAGCTACCAGAAGGGCGACGTGGTCATCAGCAGTCGCTACGGCCGCTGCGAGGTGGTCCGCACTGGCCCGAAGAACGTTCGTGTGCGGATTCTCGAAGGCGGCGCGAGGGGCATGGAGTTCCTGGCACGGCCTGACGGGCTGCGCCGCCCCGACGAGGACGTGTCTACCAGCGGTTGA
- a CDS encoding helix-turn-helix transcriptional regulator, translating into MFMASYDAGMSDGLSPVDRRIREAMRHAMETHSPRLTQSSLAERLGISQPAVAALLSGRRGQIPQSLVDLLDALNLELVVQEKEQE; encoded by the coding sequence ATGTTTATGGCAAGCTATGATGCTGGCATGTCTGATGGCCTCTCGCCTGTTGATCGGCGGATTCGGGAAGCGATGCGCCATGCCATGGAAACGCACTCGCCTAGGCTCACCCAGTCGTCGCTGGCGGAGCGCTTGGGGATTTCACAGCCTGCCGTTGCTGCGCTGCTTTCAGGACGCCGGGGCCAGATCCCCCAGAGTCTGGTGGATCTCCTTGACGCTTTAAACTTGGAGCTGGTGGTACAGGAAAAGGAACAGGAGTGA